In a single window of the Solea senegalensis isolate Sse05_10M linkage group LG1, IFAPA_SoseM_1, whole genome shotgun sequence genome:
- the LOC122769843 gene encoding zinc finger protein OZF-like, whose protein sequence is MMKQERLRDDKRPLADCSTDVQHLLLIKEELHTEMMTRPDQEEPENPHIKEEQEDLWTNQEEEQLHDTEEADDGKFSLTVVQVKTEDDPESPDIKEEQEDLWTNQEVHGNKFSLPIVHVKTEDDEDELQSSQLQDSREAEPPDTDGDDHFHSDKEDNKTSDSCETEDSEDYEKETRAPDQRQPHGHKQRVSTGEKPHSCDFCGKRFTKKSNLRRHTVIHLEEEPCSCDVCGKGFTHRGSLRSHMGIHTGERPFGCDICGKTFSKKSNVKTHMVVHSEEEPFRCDVCGKGFTQRGSLKIHMRVHTGEKPCGCYFCGKTFRQTSALKTHMMIHTGEKPCSCGVCGKSFTKKSDVTRHMKVHTEEKPHRCEMCGKRFKEKYTLKSHMMIHTAEKLCSCDICGEKFKLKKSFEKHMRIHTGETPHRCDVCGKIFAKKSTLKTHLMVHTGEKPYGCDVCGKMFTKKSSLKTHTMIHTGEKLCSCDVCGKSFTNKSSFKRHMTIHSREKS, encoded by the coding sequence ACGTTCAACATCTGCTGCTGATCAAAGAAGAGCTTCACACTGAGATGATGACCCGTCCAGATCAGGAGGAGCCAGAGAATCCTCACATtaaagaggaacaggaagatCTGTGGACCAAtcaggaggaagagcagcttCATGACACGGAGGAGGCTGATGATGGAAAGTTCTCACTCACTGTTGTTCAAGTGAAAACTGAAGATGACCCAGAGAGTCCTGACATcaaagaggaacaggaagatCTCTGGACCAATCAGGAGGTCCACGGCAACAAGTTCTCGCTCCCTATCGTCCACGTCAAGACGGAAGACGATGAGGACGAACTTCAGTCCTCACAGCTTCAGGACAGCAGAGAGGCGGAGCCTCCAGACACTGATGGAGATGATCATTTTCACTCCGATAAAGAAGACAACAAGACTTCAGACTCGTGTGAGACTGAAGACAGTGAGGATTATGAGAAGGAGACCAGAGCTCCTGACCAACGTCAGCCTCACggacacaaacagagagttTCTACAGGAGAGAAACCACATAGTTGTGATTTTTGTGGGAAAAGATTCACAAAGAAGTCTAATCTTAGGCGGCACACGGTGATCCATTTAGAAGAGGAACCGTGTAGCTGTGATGTCTGTGGGAAAGGTTTCACACACAGGGGTTCTCTCAGGAGCCACATGGGTATTCATACAGGAGAGAGACCGTTTGGCTGTGACATCTGTGggaaaaccttttcaaaaaagtcaaatgtcaAGACACACATGGTGGTCCATTCAGAAGAGGAACCATTTCGCTGCGATGTTTGTGGGAAAGGATTCACACAGAGGGGTTCCCTTAAGATTCATATGAGAGTTcatacaggagagaaaccgtGTGGTTGTTATTTCTGTGGGAAAACGTTTCGACAGACGAGTGCTCTCAAGACGCACATGATGATCCACACCGGAGAGAAACCGTGTAGCTGTGGTGTTTGTGGGAAAAGTTTTACAAAGAAAAGTGACGTCACAAGACACATGAAGGTCCACACAGAAGAGAAACCACACCGGTGTGAGATGTGTGGGAAAAGATTTAAAGAGAAGTATACACTGAAGAGTCACATGATGATCCATACAGCAGAGAAACTGTGCAGCTGCGACATCTGTGGGGAAAAGTTTAAACTCAAGAAATCATTTGAGAAGCACATGAGAATTCACACAGGAGAGACACCACATCGCTGCGACGTCTGTGGGAAAATATTTGCCaagaaaagcactttaaagacacACCTGATggtccacacaggagagaaaccgtaCGGCTGTGACGTCTGtgggaaaatgtttacaaaGAAAAGTTCTTTAAAGACTCACACGATGATCCACACGGGAGAGAAACTCTGCAGCTGTGACGTCTGTGGGAAAAGTTTCACAAATAAGAGCAGTTTTAAAAGACACATGACGATTCACAGCCGAGAGAAATCATGA
- the LOC122770022 gene encoding gastrula zinc finger protein XlCGF8.2DB-like produces the protein MMTSPDQSPHIKEEQEDLWTNHEVHGNKFSLSIVHVKTEDDEDEPQSSQLQDSREVEPPDTDGDDHLHSDKEDNETSDSCETEDSEDYEKETRAPDQREPHRHKQRVSTGEKPFVCDVCGKRFTKKSNVKMHMVVHSGEKPFDCDFCGKTFTTKRDVERHMVVHTGEKPFHCAVCGNRFTQKSSLNIHMKSHTGEKPFPCVLCGKRFTQKSSLNIHMKGHTGEKAHDCDVCGKAFVKKYYLKRHRMVHTGEKPCSCDVCGKRFVRNIDVRRHMVVHAQEKAFSCDACGKRFTSERTLKVHMKLHSEEKL, from the coding sequence ATGATGACCAGTCCAGATCAGAGTCCTCACATcaaagaggaacaggaagatCTCTGGACCAATCACGAGGTCCATGGCAACAAGTTCTCGCTCTCCATCGTCCACGTGAAGACAGAAGACGATGAGGACGAACCTCAGTCCTCACAGCTTCAGGACAGCAGAGAGGTGGAGCCTCCAGACACTGATGGAGATGATCATCTTCACTCTGATAAAGAAGACAACGAGACTTCAGACTCGTGTGAGACTGAAGACAGTGAGGATTATGAGAAGGAGACCAGAGCTCCTGACCAACGTGAgcctcacagacacaaacagagagtttctacaggagagaaaccgtttGTCTGCGACGTTTGTGGGAAAAGATTCACAAAGAAGTCTAATGTCAAGATGCACATGGTGGTCCATTCAGGAGAGAAACCGTTTGACTGTGACTTTTGTGGGAAAACCTTTACAACAAAGAGGGACGTTGAGAGACACATGGTtgtccacacaggagagaaaccctTTCACTGTGCCGTCTGTGGGAATAGATTTACTCAGAAGAGTTCTCTGAACATACACATGAAGAGtcacacgggagagaaaccGTTTCCCTGTGTTCTGTGTGGGAAAAGATTTACACAAAAGAGTTCTCTGAACATACACATGAAGGGACACACGGGAGAGAAAGCACATGACTGCGACGTTTGTGGGAAAGCGTTTGTAAAGAAGTATTATCTGAAGAGACACAGAATGGTCCACACTGGAGAGAAACCGTGCAGCTGTGACGTCTGCGGGAAAAGATTTGTCAGGAATATCGATGTGAGGAGACACATGGTGGTTCACGCCCAGGAGAAAGCGTTCAGCTGCGACGCGTGCGGGAAAAGATTTACATCAGAGCGTACGCTGAAAGTCCACATGAAACTTCATTCAGAGGAGAAACTATGA